Part of the Methanomassiliicoccales archaeon genome, GTCGACATGTTGGCAGAAGTTGATCCAGAAGGAAAAAGATTTACTTTTTCAGCCGTTTGCTCCCGATCCATCGGAGTTGCCAACCTAAAGGAGCTGGCTCCAGGAAAAGTTTCAAAAAAGTTGAAAGCTAACAAAGGGGATTCTCGAGCTTATAACCCAGAAGAAAGAGTAAGAGAAATAAAAAATTATTTACGCGAGGCAGATTACGACATCCTTGTTGAAGCCACTTCGGCGGATTATGCAACTGGTGAACCTGCATTTTCATACATAACTATTTCTTTAGATAGGGGAATAGATGTTGTAACCTGCAATAAAGGTCCAATAGCCCTACATTTCAGGCAATTGATGGAGACTGCATCACGTTCAAATGCTTCCTTAAAATTTGAGAGTACCGTTATGGATGGAACACCCGTTTTTTCTTTATTTAGAAGCCTCCCTCCCGTTAAAATAAAGAAAATCAGAGGAGTATTCAATTCAACAACTGGTCTTATAATAGATACAATGAGGGAGGGTAAAAATTTTGAAGCGGGATTGAAGCGAGCAAAAGCCGTTGGAATGACGGAGACCGATCCAGTTAACGATTTGAGTGGAATGGATGCAGCCGCAAAGCTAGTAATTCTTTGTACTGCACTAGCAGGTTATGATTTGAAACTAAAAGATGTTACACGTGAAGAAATCACAGAAGAATCTCTAAAGCGGATATTGGATAAGGTCAAAAAGGACAAATGCGTGAGAGTGCGTCAAGTTGCAATGGCGGATTTTGAAAATAAGGAATTCAAAGTTGCCTTAGAAATATTAAGACCAGAAGATATGCTATTTTCTTGTACTGGAGCTTCAAATGCAGCCATTTTTTCGATGGATCTTTTTGCTGAAATGGTAATAGCAGAGCGTGATCCTACACTTAGAGAGACAGCTTTTGGTATATATTCTGATTTAGTTGATCTGTATTCCAGAGATACATGTTATTATTAATTACATTTAGGAGATATTTCGATAAATATATATCAATTTATTTGATTTTATTAATAATTATTTTGTTGCCAAATGCATCTGCACATTCGCCTTTGTGTATAAATGATAATCGATTAATAGAGTCCGCAAAATTTATGCATGAACCCAGTCGGTCTTTTACATTATATGATAAATTAGAAAAAATATAATGCATCTTATTTTAAATTCTATATCTGCGAAGCAGAGCGAATTTTTATACAATTATTGGCAGCAAATTCTCCCCAAAGAAAGTGGATTCTTACCAAACCTCGGGCTTTTTTTACCTCAACGTTCTCACAACGGTTGCCGTCCCACACATATCGAAAGGCCACCTGGGATATTGTTGGATGGTAAGTTATGGAGATTTGTAATCAGAAGGTGAGATAGAAACGTTCACGCCAAGGGCGATTCTCAAATTTGCTGTTATTAACACCATTATTTCTTTAAAGGGGATATATTACGCGGTAGTTTTCTCAAATTATGGTGGAGAAGTTACGTTGTTTCCATACGATATTTAAAGTCTTTCACTTTAGAAGAATTTATATGTTACCATTCGATTTTTAACTTATATATCAATAGTCGGATCAAAGATTATGGAAGATATAGATTTCTAATTTTTAACCAGCATATTCGGAATATTTGTGATTAGCCAAATTCATAACTCCACATTGAAAGCTAACTCGATTGCTAGATGGTTAGTTTTTTTACTCCTTCCCTTTTTTTCCGTTCTTCACTGAACGTATTTTTCTAAGTATTATTTGCTCTTACTAGAGTGTCCTTATCTGAATTCATCTTTTTAACTATGGTGGTCATCATCATTTATTTTGTTTAAGAATTAATCTGCTTAAAACTAACTTTTAAAAAATATACAAAAATAACTTATAATAAACGCATGATTCTTTTTTATAGATTAATCGGACTAAGTTTGTGGAGGGGGGTGGTGGGAATTTTTATAAAACCATTCTTTGCACTTCTATCTTCGTTTCTTTCATCTAAATATCAACAAATGCATAATTGAAGCGATTAATTAATCTCATTTTGAATTTTAAACAAATATAATATATATAATATATTATTAAAGTAAATAGACTTAACATCATTATTTCAGATAATTGTCTAAAATTTAAAATTCGCTTATTTTCATCTTGGACATTCAAATAAGTTTTCTTATATTGTTTAGATAAATAAATAAATGAATTAATTCATTCCCCCGACCAATTTGAGCCTGATAGATGTTATCAGGCCAAGTAACAGGGAGCTGATTGATAAATGCAAGTGATAGAGAATTCAAGGTCTACAACTGGTACAAGGACTAGAGTGCAGGACATAAACCCAACAAGTGGTATGTGTCCAATATGCATTGAAGAATGTCAGGTAATGTGTGAAATAGGTAAATCTGCATTTCGAGGCAGAGAAGTCCTATATCCTCAGCCCGAGTATTTTGGAACCTCGACGGCTTCGTCGAATAAAGACTATCTTTTAGACTGGTCTCATTTTCAAATTCTTGCTGAGCTGATTGGAGCGTACGGTATAGAAGCGAATCCGGATAAAGCATTTTTTGAAAATGCAGATGTATCCTCATATGTTGCGACGTCGAGTAAGAAACCAATTAGATTAGCTATCCCTATCGTTATTCCTGGTTTGGGTTCGACAGCAGTTGCTAAAAGAAATTGGGAAAGTTTAGCCAAAGGAGCTGCAATGGCAGGTGCTATCCAAGTTGTAGGTGAGAATGTTGCTGGAATGGACCCAGAAGCAAAATATACAAATGGAAAAGTTACTAAATCTCCTGATTTAGAATTTCGAATCAAAGCTTATCGAGAACTTTGGGATGGAGAAAATGGCGATATTGCTGTTCAGACAAATGTCGAAGATCAAAGAGGCGGCGTAGATGTTTACGCTCTTAGTAAGTTAGAAGTTAATATTATAGAGAGAAAATGGGGACAAGGGGCAAAAGCTATAGGAGGAGAAGTCCGACTTAATACGTTGGAAAGGGCACTAGAATTAAAACGTCGTGGCTACTTAGTACTTCCAGACCCAGAAGATAAAAGTGTCCAAGAGGCATTCAAAGCGGGAGCCTTTAAATCGTTCGAGAGACACTCCCGCGTGGGATTCCCAAGCCGCAGAACTTTTGTAGAAGATGTAGAATGGCTCAGATCTAATGGCGCAAAATATGTTTTCTTAAAGACGGGAGCTTATAGGCCTGAGGTAGTTGCATTTACTTTAAAGTGCGCTTCAGAGGCTAAGCTTGATATGTTAACCTTTGATGGAGCAGGAGGCGGAACGGGGATGAGCCCTGTTCCAATGATGAATGAGATGTCAACTCCTACGGTTCACTTGCAATCGCAGCTGCTTGATTGCGCCAGAATATTACGAAAGAAAAATAGATTCATACCAGATTTAGTAATGGCTGGAGGATTTGTGAATGAGACTCAAATGTTCAAATCAATAGCAATGAGCAACATCGGAGATGGACCACTAGTCAAGGCCATAGGAATGGCAAGATCGCCCATTTTAGCTGCTATGAGATCCCAATATTTCGCTCATCTTGCTACAAAAGGTAAATTGCCTAAAAGCTTTGCTGATGAATATGGTTCAAATCCTGAAAAATTTTTCATAATGACAAGCGAAATTCAGGAAAAATTCAGATCAAAACAAATCGGAAAAGATATTCCGTGGGGAGCAGTAGGAGTTTATACGTATTTTGATAGAATTTCCGTTGGGCTTAAACAACTCATGGCTGGAGCTCGGAAGTTTAAATTAAATAACTTAGCAAGGGATGACATCTGCTCTTTGAGCGAATATGGTTCAAAAGTTACTGGTATAGA contains:
- a CDS encoding FMN-binding glutamate synthase family protein, translated to MQVIENSRSTTGTRTRVQDINPTSGMCPICIEECQVMCEIGKSAFRGREVLYPQPEYFGTSTASSNKDYLLDWSHFQILAELIGAYGIEANPDKAFFENADVSSYVATSSKKPIRLAIPIVIPGLGSTAVAKRNWESLAKGAAMAGAIQVVGENVAGMDPEAKYTNGKVTKSPDLEFRIKAYRELWDGENGDIAVQTNVEDQRGGVDVYALSKLEVNIIERKWGQGAKAIGGEVRLNTLERALELKRRGYLVLPDPEDKSVQEAFKAGAFKSFERHSRVGFPSRRTFVEDVEWLRSNGAKYVFLKTGAYRPEVVAFTLKCASEAKLDMLTFDGAGGGTGMSPVPMMNEMSTPTVHLQSQLLDCARILRKKNRFIPDLVMAGGFVNETQMFKSIAMSNIGDGPLVKAIGMARSPILAAMRSQYFAHLATKGKLPKSFADEYGSNPEKFFIMTSEIQEKFRSKQIGKDIPWGAVGVYTYFDRISVGLKQLMAGARKFKLNNLARDDICSLSEYGSKVTGIETFESMANRVMPGILEYWDD